A portion of the Oncorhynchus gorbuscha isolate QuinsamMale2020 ecotype Even-year linkage group LG07, OgorEven_v1.0, whole genome shotgun sequence genome contains these proteins:
- the LOC124040091 gene encoding urotensin-2 receptor-like isoform X1: protein MLHFSVQAASLFAAYNQAMTTVSMKPLLVLVERIPNATDPPFDSAPSSPENTAATFTIGCILSLMCLVGVSGNIYTLVVMCHSMRSAASMYIYIINLALADLLYLLTIPFVVCTYFLKGWYFGDAGCRILISMDFLTMHASIFTLTIMSTERYFAVLKPLDTVKRSKSYRKAIAVLVWVASLVLTLPMILRIQMMMVGSKAMCQPTISPLSYKVYITFLFCTSIVAPGMIIGFLYIGLARTYWISQTETFKQTKKLPNQKVLYLIFTIVLLFWACFLPFWIWQLLGQFHPSIDLSTKAKRNINYLTTCLTYSNSCINPFLYTLLTKNYKEYLRKRQRTCTAGSYFNRRNRFQRSPRRSLSSSSQQCTESFVLTHTPSQRTMHNNSL from the exons ATGCTACATTTTTCTGTTCAGGCTGCCAGTCTGTTTGCGGCTTACAATCAAG CGATGACCACTGTATCCATGAAACCCCTGCTGGTCCTGGTGGAGAGGATCCCCAACGCCACCGACCCGCCTTTTGACTCTGCCCCTTCCTCTCCCGAAAACACAGCCGCCACCTTCACCATAGGCTGTATACTCTCCCTCATGTGTCTGGTCGGCGTTTCCGGAAACATCTACACCCTCGTGGTCATGTGTCACTCCATGCGTTCCGCAGCGTCCATGTATATTTATATCATCAACCTAGCCTTGGCGGATTTGCTCTATCTGTTGACCATCCCGTTCGTTGTCTGCACGTACTTCCTGAAAGGTTGGTATTTTGGCGATGCTGGGTGCAGAATTCTGATCAGTATGGATTTCCTGACGATGCATGCCAGCATCTTTACGCTGACCATCATGAGCACGGAGAGGTACTTTGCCGTGCTGAAACCGCTGGACACAGTCAAACGGTCCAAGAGCTACCGCAAAGCCATTGCGGTGCTTGTATGGGTGGCTTCCCTGGTTCTTACTTTACCCATGATCCTCAGGATTCAGATGATGATGGTAGGTAGCAAGGCCATGTGCCAGCCGACCATCTCTCCGCTGTCCTATAAGGTGTACATCACTTTCCTGTTCTGTACCAGCATCGTGGCTCCGGGGATGATCATCGGCTTTCTATACATCGGTCTGGCTCGCACCTACTGGATCTCTCAGACAGAAACCTTCAAACAAACCAAGAAACTACCAAACCAGAAG GTCCTCTACCTGATCTTTACCATCGTCCTGCTGTTCTGGGCCTGTTTCCTGCCCTTCTGGATCTGGCAGCTCCTGGGTCAGTTCCACCCCTCCATCGACCTCTCCACCAAGGCCAAGCGCAACATCAACTATCTGACCACCTGCCTCACCTACTCCAACAGCTGCATCAACCCTTTCCTCTACACGCTGCTCACCAAGAACTACAAGGAGTACCTGCGGAAGCGCCAACGTACCTGCACCGCGGGCAGCTACTTCAACCGGAGGAACCGGTTCCAGCGCTCGCCCAGGAGGTCGCTGTCGTCTAGCAGCCAGCAGTGCACGGAGAGTTTCGTGCTCACACACACGCCGTCACAGCGCACCATGCACAACAACAGCCTGTGA
- the LOC124040091 gene encoding urotensin-2 receptor-like isoform X3 — MLHFSVQAASLFAAYNQAMTTVSMKPLLVLVERIPNATDPPFDSAPSSPENTAATFTIGCILSLMCLVGVSGNIYTLVVMCHSMRSAASMYIYIINLALADLLYLLTIPFVVCTYFLKGWYFGDAGCRILISMDFLTMHASIFTLTIMSTERYFAVLKPLDTVKRSKSYRKAIAVLVWVASLVLTLPMILRIQMMMVGSKAMCQPTISPLSYKVYITFLFCTSIVAPGMIIGFLYIGLARTYWISQTETFKQTKKLPNQKVLYLIFTIVLLFWACFLPFWIWQLLAASTLSSTRCSPRTTRSTCGSANVPAPRAATSTGGTGSSARPGGRCRLAASSARRVSCSHTRRHSAPCTTTACEVGEEVLVLVLLGHYLHMSAHL; from the exons ATGCTACATTTTTCTGTTCAGGCTGCCAGTCTGTTTGCGGCTTACAATCAAG CGATGACCACTGTATCCATGAAACCCCTGCTGGTCCTGGTGGAGAGGATCCCCAACGCCACCGACCCGCCTTTTGACTCTGCCCCTTCCTCTCCCGAAAACACAGCCGCCACCTTCACCATAGGCTGTATACTCTCCCTCATGTGTCTGGTCGGCGTTTCCGGAAACATCTACACCCTCGTGGTCATGTGTCACTCCATGCGTTCCGCAGCGTCCATGTATATTTATATCATCAACCTAGCCTTGGCGGATTTGCTCTATCTGTTGACCATCCCGTTCGTTGTCTGCACGTACTTCCTGAAAGGTTGGTATTTTGGCGATGCTGGGTGCAGAATTCTGATCAGTATGGATTTCCTGACGATGCATGCCAGCATCTTTACGCTGACCATCATGAGCACGGAGAGGTACTTTGCCGTGCTGAAACCGCTGGACACAGTCAAACGGTCCAAGAGCTACCGCAAAGCCATTGCGGTGCTTGTATGGGTGGCTTCCCTGGTTCTTACTTTACCCATGATCCTCAGGATTCAGATGATGATGGTAGGTAGCAAGGCCATGTGCCAGCCGACCATCTCTCCGCTGTCCTATAAGGTGTACATCACTTTCCTGTTCTGTACCAGCATCGTGGCTCCGGGGATGATCATCGGCTTTCTATACATCGGTCTGGCTCGCACCTACTGGATCTCTCAGACAGAAACCTTCAAACAAACCAAGAAACTACCAAACCAGAAG GTCCTCTACCTGATCTTTACCATCGTCCTGCTGTTCTGGGCCTGTTTCCTGCCCTTCTGGATCTGGCAGCTCCTGG CTGCATCAACCCTTTCCTCTACACGCTGCTCACCAAGAACTACAAGGAGTACCTGCGGAAGCGCCAACGTACCTGCACCGCGGGCAGCTACTTCAACCGGAGGAACCGGTTCCAGCGCTCGCCCAGGAGGTCGCTGTCGTCTAGCAGCCAGCAGTGCACGGAGAGTTTCGTGCTCACACACACGCCGTCACAGCGCACCATGCACAACAACAGCCTGTGAGGTAGGAGAAgaggttctggtcttggtcttatTGGGGCATTATCTCCACATGTCTGCTCATTTATAG
- the LOC124040091 gene encoding urotensin-2 receptor-like isoform X2, with protein MLHFSVQAASLFAAYNQAMTTVSMKPLLVLVERIPNATDPPFDSAPSSPENTAATFTIGCILSLMCLVGVSGNIYTLVVMCHSMRSAASMYIYIINLALADLLYLLTIPFVVCTYFLKGWYFGDAGCRILISMDFLTMHASIFTLTIMSTERYFAVLKPLDTVKRSKSYRKAIAVLVWVASLVLTLPMILRIQMMMVGSKAMCQPTISPLSYKVYITFLFCTSIVAPGMIIGFLYIGLARTYWISQTETFKQTKKLPNQKVLYLIFTIVLLFWACFLPFWIWQLLAASTLSSTRCSPRTTRSTCGSANVPAPRAATSTGGTGSSARPGGRCRLAASSARRVSCSHTRRHSAPCTTTACEVQRGQEEKEKEKGVDIADPTA; from the exons ATGCTACATTTTTCTGTTCAGGCTGCCAGTCTGTTTGCGGCTTACAATCAAG CGATGACCACTGTATCCATGAAACCCCTGCTGGTCCTGGTGGAGAGGATCCCCAACGCCACCGACCCGCCTTTTGACTCTGCCCCTTCCTCTCCCGAAAACACAGCCGCCACCTTCACCATAGGCTGTATACTCTCCCTCATGTGTCTGGTCGGCGTTTCCGGAAACATCTACACCCTCGTGGTCATGTGTCACTCCATGCGTTCCGCAGCGTCCATGTATATTTATATCATCAACCTAGCCTTGGCGGATTTGCTCTATCTGTTGACCATCCCGTTCGTTGTCTGCACGTACTTCCTGAAAGGTTGGTATTTTGGCGATGCTGGGTGCAGAATTCTGATCAGTATGGATTTCCTGACGATGCATGCCAGCATCTTTACGCTGACCATCATGAGCACGGAGAGGTACTTTGCCGTGCTGAAACCGCTGGACACAGTCAAACGGTCCAAGAGCTACCGCAAAGCCATTGCGGTGCTTGTATGGGTGGCTTCCCTGGTTCTTACTTTACCCATGATCCTCAGGATTCAGATGATGATGGTAGGTAGCAAGGCCATGTGCCAGCCGACCATCTCTCCGCTGTCCTATAAGGTGTACATCACTTTCCTGTTCTGTACCAGCATCGTGGCTCCGGGGATGATCATCGGCTTTCTATACATCGGTCTGGCTCGCACCTACTGGATCTCTCAGACAGAAACCTTCAAACAAACCAAGAAACTACCAAACCAGAAG GTCCTCTACCTGATCTTTACCATCGTCCTGCTGTTCTGGGCCTGTTTCCTGCCCTTCTGGATCTGGCAGCTCCTGG CTGCATCAACCCTTTCCTCTACACGCTGCTCACCAAGAACTACAAGGAGTACCTGCGGAAGCGCCAACGTACCTGCACCGCGGGCAGCTACTTCAACCGGAGGAACCGGTTCCAGCGCTCGCCCAGGAGGTCGCTGTCGTCTAGCAGCCAGCAGTGCACGGAGAGTTTCGTGCTCACACACACGCCGTCACAGCGCACCATGCACAACAACAGCCTGTGAG
- the LOC124040091 gene encoding urotensin-2 receptor-like isoform X4 — protein sequence MLHFSVQAASLFAAYNQAMTTVSMKPLLVLVERIPNATDPPFDSAPSSPENTAATFTIGCILSLMCLVGVSGNIYTLVVMCHSMRSAASMYIYIINLALADLLYLLTIPFVVCTYFLKGWYFGDAGCRILISMDFLTMHASIFTLTIMSTERYFAVLKPLDTVKRSKSYRKAIAVLVWVASLVLTLPMILRIQMMMVGSKAMCQPTISPLSYKVYITFLFCTSIVAPGMIIGFLYIGLARTYWISQTETFKQTKKLPNQKVLYLIFTIVLLFWACFLPFWIWQLLAASTLSSTRCSPRTTRSTCGSANVPAPRAATSTGGTGSSARPGGRCRLAASSARRVSCSHTRRHSAPCTTTACERLDSSFYPHHV from the exons ATGCTACATTTTTCTGTTCAGGCTGCCAGTCTGTTTGCGGCTTACAATCAAG CGATGACCACTGTATCCATGAAACCCCTGCTGGTCCTGGTGGAGAGGATCCCCAACGCCACCGACCCGCCTTTTGACTCTGCCCCTTCCTCTCCCGAAAACACAGCCGCCACCTTCACCATAGGCTGTATACTCTCCCTCATGTGTCTGGTCGGCGTTTCCGGAAACATCTACACCCTCGTGGTCATGTGTCACTCCATGCGTTCCGCAGCGTCCATGTATATTTATATCATCAACCTAGCCTTGGCGGATTTGCTCTATCTGTTGACCATCCCGTTCGTTGTCTGCACGTACTTCCTGAAAGGTTGGTATTTTGGCGATGCTGGGTGCAGAATTCTGATCAGTATGGATTTCCTGACGATGCATGCCAGCATCTTTACGCTGACCATCATGAGCACGGAGAGGTACTTTGCCGTGCTGAAACCGCTGGACACAGTCAAACGGTCCAAGAGCTACCGCAAAGCCATTGCGGTGCTTGTATGGGTGGCTTCCCTGGTTCTTACTTTACCCATGATCCTCAGGATTCAGATGATGATGGTAGGTAGCAAGGCCATGTGCCAGCCGACCATCTCTCCGCTGTCCTATAAGGTGTACATCACTTTCCTGTTCTGTACCAGCATCGTGGCTCCGGGGATGATCATCGGCTTTCTATACATCGGTCTGGCTCGCACCTACTGGATCTCTCAGACAGAAACCTTCAAACAAACCAAGAAACTACCAAACCAGAAG GTCCTCTACCTGATCTTTACCATCGTCCTGCTGTTCTGGGCCTGTTTCCTGCCCTTCTGGATCTGGCAGCTCCTGG CTGCATCAACCCTTTCCTCTACACGCTGCTCACCAAGAACTACAAGGAGTACCTGCGGAAGCGCCAACGTACCTGCACCGCGGGCAGCTACTTCAACCGGAGGAACCGGTTCCAGCGCTCGCCCAGGAGGTCGCTGTCGTCTAGCAGCCAGCAGTGCACGGAGAGTTTCGTGCTCACACACACGCCGTCACAGCGCACCATGCACAACAACAGCCTGTGAG CGTTTGGATTCAAGTTTTTATCCACATCACGTTTAG